From Flavobacteriales bacterium, a single genomic window includes:
- a CDS encoding T9SS type A sorting domain-containing protein encodes MKNRTLFFLSILLSSSLVVSAQIEFSRWNTIPVSENGKALTKAWDGGLNYPQFSMTDMDMDGEKDLLVFDRSGNKVLTYIFQGGTDTIHYKYEPEYRKSFPPLHDWVLLVDYNCDGKEDIITQNNGSITVYKNVSTSNQLIFTLAKWEVKTKYQSGTSNLYISSADIAAFADVDRDGDLDVLTFGFGTTTVEYHQNKSMDLYGHCDSLVFEMKASCWGKFEEPDTSNAVNMNINCSSYINPPDRSSQKVRHTGSTLLALDMDSDRDMDLMIGDVSNNNLKMLTNGLDTTRSIITAQDPTFPSYDIPVALDLFPAPFYLDLDHDGVKDLIVGANAMNISEDRKSAWFYKNNGATDAPVFEFKKNALLQEEMIELGREAHPVFFDYNSDGLMDLVVGNRSHYVPVNTHVGSLALYKNTGTASNPAFSLITNDYMNLSTLSLYNLHPTFGDMDGDGDLDMIIGDASGVMHYFKNTAGAGNTASFSLSEANYKGLDVGSNACPQIMDMNRDGKRDLVVGETNGNLNYFINIGTTNVPQFTMNVNRIDWNPAGDPLVSRYYLSGSPDLSMYVVGKKITITGAAQSLSNGTYTIKAIDNTAKYIDINLSFALDDSFDENPANATCFVYDDFYGKVDTRVPSTYTGTGRSVPWIFEQGGVYKMYVGSEEGRIFLYDNIEGNFENPFNLVDTLVSGIREGAYTAVTLAELNNDGWPDLCIGNIGGGLGLYQGSDPVSAPITSGNKAVSRDVRIYPNPHSGIATVELPEAAQRSGELSIYDASGRLVYEQKIGEGRRIINLAVDGLENGIYLVIIRDEAHHWYSRMVIGR; translated from the coding sequence ATGAAAAACCGTACGCTATTCTTCCTTTCCATTCTGTTATCATCTTCCCTGGTAGTGAGTGCACAGATCGAATTCTCACGATGGAATACCATTCCGGTCTCAGAAAATGGCAAAGCACTGACAAAGGCCTGGGACGGAGGACTCAACTATCCCCAATTCTCAATGACCGATATGGATATGGATGGTGAAAAGGATTTACTGGTTTTCGATCGGTCGGGTAATAAAGTTCTCACATACATCTTTCAGGGTGGCACAGATACCATCCATTACAAATATGAACCGGAATACAGGAAATCCTTTCCTCCCCTGCATGACTGGGTTTTATTGGTGGATTACAACTGCGATGGGAAAGAAGATATCATCACACAAAACAACGGGAGCATTACGGTTTACAAGAATGTTTCCACATCCAACCAATTGATATTTACCCTGGCCAAGTGGGAAGTAAAAACCAAATACCAGTCCGGCACCTCCAACCTTTATATTTCCTCAGCGGATATTGCCGCCTTTGCAGATGTGGACCGGGATGGCGACCTGGATGTACTCACGTTCGGATTTGGCACAACAACGGTCGAATACCACCAGAATAAATCTATGGACCTCTATGGTCATTGCGACAGCCTTGTCTTTGAGATGAAGGCTTCCTGTTGGGGAAAGTTTGAAGAACCGGACACAAGCAATGCAGTGAACATGAATATCAATTGCAGCAGCTACATTAACCCACCTGATCGCTCCTCCCAAAAGGTACGACATACCGGCTCCACACTGCTTGCCCTGGATATGGACAGCGACAGGGACATGGACCTCATGATCGGGGATGTTTCCAACAACAACCTGAAAATGCTTACCAACGGCCTGGACACGACCCGCTCCATCATTACCGCACAAGACCCCACGTTTCCATCTTATGATATACCTGTTGCCCTGGATCTTTTCCCGGCACCATTTTATTTAGACCTGGACCACGACGGTGTAAAGGATCTGATAGTGGGCGCCAATGCCATGAACATTTCGGAAGACAGAAAAAGTGCGTGGTTTTACAAGAACAATGGAGCAACTGATGCACCCGTTTTTGAATTTAAAAAGAACGCACTTCTTCAGGAAGAAATGATCGAACTGGGCAGGGAGGCACATCCGGTGTTTTTCGATTACAACAGTGACGGCCTGATGGATCTGGTGGTTGGAAACAGATCACATTATGTCCCAGTGAACACCCATGTGGGTAGTCTGGCACTATATAAGAACACCGGCACCGCCAGCAACCCCGCCTTTAGCCTGATCACCAATGACTACATGAACCTGTCAACCCTGAGCCTGTACAACCTGCACCCAACTTTCGGGGACATGGATGGTGATGGTGACCTGGACATGATCATCGGCGATGCCTCCGGTGTAATGCACTACTTTAAGAACACCGCAGGCGCAGGCAATACAGCCAGTTTCTCACTGAGTGAGGCAAACTATAAAGGGCTGGATGTCGGCAGCAATGCCTGTCCGCAGATCATGGACATGAACCGTGACGGAAAGCGTGACCTGGTGGTCGGCGAAACCAACGGCAACCTGAATTATTTCATCAATATCGGAACGACCAATGTTCCGCAATTCACCATGAATGTAAACCGGATAGACTGGAATCCGGCCGGTGATCCATTGGTGAGCAGATACTACCTCAGTGGCAGCCCGGACCTCAGCATGTATGTGGTTGGAAAAAAGATCACAATCACCGGGGCTGCCCAATCCCTGAGCAACGGGACTTACACCATCAAAGCCATCGACAACACCGCAAAGTATATCGACATCAACCTCTCCTTTGCCTTGGATGATTCCTTTGATGAAAACCCTGCCAATGCAACCTGCTTTGTATATGACGACTTCTACGGAAAGGTCGATACCAGGGTACCCAGTACCTACACAGGGACCGGTCGGTCGGTGCCTTGGATCTTCGAGCAAGGAGGTGTTTACAAAATGTACGTAGGTTCTGAAGAGGGACGCATCTTCCTTTATGACAATATCGAAGGGAATTTCGAGAACCCTTTTAATCTGGTAGATACCCTGGTAAGCGGGATTCGCGAAGGCGCTTACACTGCAGTCACCCTGGCAGAGCTAAACAACGACGGATGGCCGGATTTGTGCATAGGAAATATCGGAGGCGGTTTGGGATTGTACCAGGGAAGCGATCCGGTGAGCGCACCCATCACTTCCGGCAATAAGGCCGTGTCAAGGGACGTCAGGATCTACCCTAACCCACATTCAGGTATTGCCACGGTAGAACTTCCGGAAGCAGCGCAACGCTCCGGTGAACTTTCCATTTATGATGCGTCAGGGCGTTTGGTATATGAACAAAAAATCGGTGAGGGCAGGCGCATCATCAACCTGGCCGTGGATGGACTTGAGAACGGCATCTACCTGGTGATCATCAGGGACGAGGCTCATCACTGGTACAGCCGTATGGTTATCGGTCGCTAG
- a CDS encoding DUF4136 domain-containing protein: VFFIATLLTSCAAETGYEANPEGDFTKYKAFELCTEDLMPVSEDFPEYDNKESRQIIADAIKANLVEKGLEERSGEGSLFVNFDIAVAHKTQRVNTCTPTDEHQYWDHCEVKDMDYDEGTLSIRFTDLSTGTVLWEGWANGILVNRPASLKKAIDQAVQTILKPFMEDKKSSQ; the protein is encoded by the coding sequence TGTCTTTTTCATTGCAACACTGCTCACATCCTGCGCGGCTGAAACGGGTTATGAAGCCAATCCCGAAGGGGACTTCACAAAATACAAAGCGTTTGAGCTATGCACGGAAGACCTGATGCCGGTGAGTGAAGATTTTCCGGAGTACGATAACAAAGAAAGCCGGCAGATCATTGCGGATGCCATTAAAGCCAACCTTGTGGAGAAGGGCCTGGAAGAGCGTTCCGGTGAAGGTTCCCTTTTCGTGAATTTTGATATTGCTGTGGCGCACAAAACCCAAAGGGTTAACACATGCACCCCAACCGATGAGCATCAGTATTGGGATCATTGTGAGGTGAAAGACATGGATTATGATGAAGGCACCCTGAGTATACGCTTCACCGATCTGTCAACCGGTACTGTATTGTGGGAGGGGTGGGCGAACGGAATCCTCGTGAATCGTCCTGCATCCCTCAAAAAGGCCATAGACCAGGCGGTTCAAACCATACTGAAGCCATTCATGGAAGATAAAAAGTCGTCTCAATAA
- the msrA gene encoding peptide-methionine (S)-S-oxide reductase MsrA, which translates to MTDKPLLEEATFGAGCFWCVEAIFKDLKGVESVVSGYAGGSKQDPTYEEVCSGTTGHAEVCRITFDPKHITFDELLEVFWKVHDPTTLNRQGEDIGTQYRSVIFYHNEAQRELAETYKNDLNSSGAWDRPVITEISPLTSYYAAEEYHQNYFALNPGQGYCAMVVRPKVEKFRKVFADRLKNTSTSQT; encoded by the coding sequence ATGACTGATAAACCCTTATTGGAAGAGGCCACTTTCGGGGCCGGATGTTTTTGGTGTGTGGAAGCCATATTCAAAGATCTCAAGGGTGTGGAGAGTGTGGTATCCGGTTATGCAGGTGGGAGTAAGCAGGATCCGACTTATGAAGAGGTTTGCAGCGGAACAACAGGGCATGCAGAGGTATGCAGGATCACCTTTGATCCGAAACACATCACCTTTGATGAACTATTGGAAGTATTTTGGAAGGTTCACGACCCGACGACACTGAACCGGCAGGGCGAAGATATCGGAACCCAATACCGCTCTGTGATCTTTTACCATAATGAAGCGCAACGTGAACTGGCGGAAACTTACAAGAATGACCTGAACAGTTCCGGAGCCTGGGATCGTCCTGTGATCACAGAGATATCTCCGTTGACATCATATTATGCTGCGGAAGAATACCATCAGAACTATTTTGCATTGAACCCCGGACAAGGTTATTGCGCCATGGTGGTCAGACCCAAGGTGGAAAAGTTCCGGAAGGTTTTTGCGGACAGGTTAAAGAACACCAGTACGTCGCAAACCTAG